The DNA sequence GAGCTCGGAGCTCACGGGCTCAAAAAGCACCAGGCGTTAGCAGTGCGCTGACTGGCTGACAGCAGCCTAAACTGGTGTTTGCCAAATACTGCAAAGGTAATTTTGACCGAAAAACACTTGCTAATTTTCTAGGCCATCTTAGCAGCTCAGAGACGAGGAGAAGATGTGGAGACTTCCAAGAAATGTAGGTACTCGTGTGTTCACTCGCAAAACCAGGGGGTGCTCTTGGGGTTCGTATCTACAGATGCATGAGTGCTGCCCCCGGGCTGTCAGGGGGCTGCTGGCAGCTGAAGCCGCTGCAGAGCTGGGAGATGTCAGGGATCGTGTCGGAGCAGCTGTGGTTGGCATAGGTCAGGAGGGGTTGTTCTCCCTCCTTAGTCCACAGGTTCTGGACTCTGCTCTTCGTGCTCTTGTCCCCACTCTGGGTGGCCTGGCTTAGCACGTCACCCTGGGCACAGGGCGCCTCTCGGGCCTGGTCCCCGTTCTGAAGCGGCTCTCCTCCAGCCTTGTTGCGAACCCTCTCCTCTGCTCTTGCCCCGCGCTGGTCCAGGGGCCGCCGGCCAGAACAAACAGCATTCGATCACCAAGAACACGGCCAAGCTGGACCGGGAGACTGAGGAGCTGCACCACGACCGGGTGACGCTGGAGGTGGGCAAGGCGGTCCAGCAGGGCCGGCAGAGCAAAGGGCTCACGCAGAAGGACCTGGCGACGGTGAGCGCGGCGcgtcccctcctcccaggccgTGGTCGGGCAGGCGGGAGGCGCGGGCTCCGCTCGCCTGGTGACTTGAGGGCTTCGGTCCGCTCTTGCCCCGGGACCCCTGAGGCCTCGGGGGGGCCACACGAGGCAGCTGTAACTTCCTGAGCTGCTGTCCGCCCAGGCCCTGGGCCTGCACACTGCCCCGGGGGTCGGCGCCTGAGGCGCCTCACCTGGCTGTGTTCTGGGCTCCCAGCATCTCCTTTTGGAACTGAGGTGTGCAAATACACGTTCTCTTTAGAAAATCAACGAAAAGCCGCAGGTCATCGCGGACTATGAGAGTGGCCGGGCCATCCCTAACAACCAGGTTCTGGGCAAGATCGAGCGGGCCATCGGTGAGTGTCCTGCCATCCTTCGGTGGCTCTCGGCCGCCGCCGCCTGAGCGGGCGCAGTACGCCCGCCCACCCTGGGTGAGGTTGGCGAGGAGGGGCGCAGGAAGGCCCCTGGGGCCCCGGAATCCTCCGGAGCCTGAAGAAAACTCCCACGAGCGAGAGTG is a window from the Physeter macrocephalus isolate SW-GA unplaced genomic scaffold, ASM283717v5 random_1449, whole genome shotgun sequence genome containing:
- the EDF1 gene encoding endothelial differentiation-related factor 1, producing MAESDWDTVTVLRKKGPTAAQAKSKQAILAAQRRGEDVETSKKWAAGQNKQHSITKNTAKLDRETEELHHDRVTLEVGKAVQQGRQSKGLTQKDLATKINEKPQVIADYESGRAIPNNQVLGKIERAIGLKLRGKDIGKPIEKGPRAK